A single genomic interval of Campylobacter sp. MIT 12-8780 harbors:
- a CDS encoding ABC-type transport auxiliary lipoprotein family protein: MKAKAIKSIFLLSISLLFISACSLSPKPQPALNVYLLQSDESMKKLSSVQNKVLKINAVQALLYLKSNEIAYIQNGEFGIYAKHIFKSSPSSAFEALLAYKLEQSELFKAVLSYNTQANADLFLESRLHNFEQVFEKDKSFVNTALSVNLIDAKNNKILAHKHFKFQTNIKEQNINAVIEAFNTALNQLGNEVVFWLENEIKTAQ, encoded by the coding sequence ATGAAAGCAAAAGCGATAAAAAGCATATTTTTACTATCTATAAGCCTTTTGTTCATCAGTGCTTGCTCTTTAAGTCCTAAGCCCCAGCCTGCTTTAAATGTGTATTTGCTTCAAAGCGATGAGAGTATGAAAAAGCTTTCTAGCGTGCAAAATAAAGTGCTTAAAATCAACGCTGTGCAAGCCTTGCTTTATCTTAAGAGCAATGAAATCGCTTATATTCAAAATGGCGAATTTGGTATATATGCTAAACATATATTTAAAAGCTCGCCAAGTAGTGCTTTTGAAGCCTTGCTTGCATATAAACTTGAGCAAAGCGAACTTTTTAAGGCTGTTTTAAGCTATAATACCCAAGCAAATGCGGATTTATTTTTAGAAAGCAGATTGCATAATTTTGAGCAGGTTTTTGAAAAAGATAAAAGCTTTGTTAATACAGCTTTAAGCGTTAATTTAATCGACGCAAAAAACAATAAAATCCTTGCTCACAAGCATTTTAAATTTCAAACCAATATAAAAGAACAAAACATCAATGCTGTGATTGAAGCATTTAACACAGCCTTAAATCAGCTTGGAAATGAAGTTGTTTTTTGGCTTGAAAATGAAATAAAAACGGCACAATGA